Proteins encoded within one genomic window of Humulus lupulus chromosome 1, drHumLupu1.1, whole genome shotgun sequence:
- the LOC133831238 gene encoding uncharacterized protein LOC133831238, producing the protein MGVNPPLHILDGFARRMWKEAVVKVGLIARGIFIIRFQNMEQRDKVLQGGYIFFDRKPVVMKPWNPIDDFSKDEITSVPTWIQLKGLDIKYWGGKSLFKIVGQIGTPLQVDNITKHRDRLMYPRVLIEVNFAQDFPVSISFMDEFDRDIILEVKYEWLPLVCYSCSGLGHETKLCRNKPIEKETEKQQWVPK; encoded by the coding sequence ATGGGAGTTAATCCGCCTCTTCATATTCTTGATGGCTTTGCAAGAAGAATGTGGAAAGAGGCTGTTGTTAAGGTGGGATTGATTGCTCGGGGGATCTTCATCATTAGATTTCAGAACATGGAGCAAAGAGATAAGGTCTTACAGGGAGGCTACATATTCTTCGATCGGAAACCTGTGGTTATGAAACCATGGAACCCGATAGATGACTTTTCTAAAGATGAGATTACTAGCGTTCCGACTTGGATACAATTAAAAGGATTGGACATCAAATATTGGGGGGGAAAATCTTTATTCAAGATTGTTGGGCAGATTGGCACACCTCTACAAGTTGATAATATTACAAAACACAGGGACAGGCTGATGTACCCCCGAGTGTTAATAGAGGTTAACTTTGCTCAAGATTTCCCAGTTTCAATTTCTTTCATGGATGAATTTGATCGTGACATTATTTTGGAAGTGAAGTATGAATGGTTGCCCCTGGTTTGCTATAGCTGTTCAGGTTTGGGACATGAAACTAAGCTGTGTAGGAACAAGCCTATAGAGAAGGAAACAGAGAAGCAACAATGGGTTCCCAAATAA